One genomic segment of Protaetiibacter intestinalis includes these proteins:
- a CDS encoding TrkA C-terminal domain-containing protein, with the protein MVDVRRVKLPGVGVLHTFVTDDGGKVGVITHRSGASDLISFADAEDGDGRKVSLRLDEDEAHTLAELLGGTRITESLSGLDQIPGLSIDWFHVDYDHHIAGQPLGSMTERGLPGVTVVAVVRGDSANPGPDSDFRVFPGDTLVVAGAPEKVAKAFNFYRTGEFKPRSGDAPPGG; encoded by the coding sequence ATGGTCGACGTGCGACGGGTCAAACTCCCCGGGGTGGGGGTGCTGCACACCTTCGTCACGGATGACGGCGGCAAGGTGGGCGTCATCACGCACCGCTCCGGCGCATCCGACCTCATCTCCTTCGCGGATGCCGAGGACGGCGACGGCCGCAAGGTCTCGCTGCGCCTCGACGAGGACGAGGCCCACACCCTCGCCGAGCTGCTCGGCGGCACCCGGATCACCGAGTCGCTCAGCGGCCTCGACCAGATCCCCGGGCTCTCGATCGACTGGTTCCACGTCGACTACGACCACCACATCGCCGGGCAGCCGCTCGGCTCGATGACCGAGCGGGGCCTGCCCGGTGTGACCGTCGTCGCCGTCGTGCGCGGCGACTCCGCGAACCCCGGCCCCGACTCCGACTTCCGGGTGTTCCCCGGCGACACCCTCGTCGTCGCGGGCGCCCCCGAGAAGGTCGCGAAGGCGTTCAACTTCTACCGCACGGGCGAGTTCAAGCCGCGCTCGGGCGACGCGCCGCCCGGGGGCTGA
- a CDS encoding glycerol-3-phosphate dehydrogenase/oxidase produces MGGLGPVGRAAALEALRTRELDVLVVGGGIVGAGTALDAVTRGLSTGIVEARDWGSGTSSRSSKLVHGGIRYLEQLDFRLVREALIERGLLLQRIAPHLVRPVKFLYPVTTPLVERAYIGAGMTLYDLFSWTGGREPGVPHHRHLTKRQLAKAAPDLHPDAFRGGLVYYDAQVDDARYVASLVRTASEYGAHAASRVKVEGLLREGARVVGVEALDRETGERFEIRARQVVSATGVWTDQLQEMAGVRPFRVRASKGVHLVVPRDRIRGTIGLLLRTEKSVLFLIPWGRHWLIGTTDTDWHQGLAHPAATAADIDYLLEHINTVLATPLTRDDVEGVFAGLRPLLAGESEETSKLSREHIVATPVPGFTVVAGGKLTTYRVMAKDTVDAVARGLDRPTPASVTEDIGLTGAEGYRAAWNRRGRIARKYGLTAGAVGHLLNRYGTHAREVLALIREDPELGALLPGSEDYLAAEAVYAASHEGALHLDDVLARRTRMSIEAWDRGVSAAPVAARLMAGVLGWDEERIGYEVERYLERVAAERASQLEPDDASAERVRLEAREV; encoded by the coding sequence GTGGGCGGGCTCGGACCGGTGGGGCGTGCGGCGGCGCTGGAGGCGCTCCGCACGAGGGAACTCGACGTGCTCGTCGTGGGCGGCGGCATCGTGGGCGCGGGCACCGCGCTGGATGCCGTCACGCGCGGACTCAGCACCGGCATCGTCGAGGCGCGCGACTGGGGTTCGGGCACCAGTTCCCGCAGCTCCAAGCTCGTGCACGGCGGCATCCGCTACCTCGAGCAGCTCGACTTCCGGCTCGTGCGCGAGGCGCTCATCGAGCGTGGTCTGCTGCTGCAGCGCATCGCCCCGCACCTCGTGAGGCCCGTCAAGTTCCTCTACCCGGTGACCACGCCGCTCGTCGAGCGCGCCTACATCGGCGCCGGCATGACGCTCTACGACCTGTTCTCGTGGACGGGCGGCCGCGAGCCCGGGGTGCCGCACCACCGCCACCTCACCAAGCGGCAGCTCGCGAAGGCGGCGCCCGATCTGCATCCGGATGCCTTCCGCGGCGGGCTGGTCTATTACGACGCGCAGGTGGATGACGCCCGCTACGTCGCGAGCCTCGTGCGCACGGCGTCCGAGTACGGCGCCCACGCGGCGAGCCGGGTGAAGGTCGAGGGCCTGCTGCGCGAGGGTGCCCGCGTCGTCGGGGTCGAGGCGCTCGACCGCGAGACGGGGGAACGGTTCGAGATCCGTGCCCGCCAGGTGGTCTCGGCCACCGGCGTGTGGACCGACCAGCTGCAGGAGATGGCGGGCGTGCGTCCCTTCCGCGTGCGTGCCTCGAAGGGCGTGCACCTCGTGGTGCCGCGCGACCGCATCCGCGGCACGATCGGCCTGCTGCTGCGCACCGAGAAGAGCGTGCTGTTCCTCATCCCGTGGGGCAGGCATTGGCTCATCGGCACGACCGACACCGACTGGCACCAGGGTCTCGCCCACCCCGCCGCGACGGCCGCCGACATCGACTACCTCCTCGAGCACATCAACACCGTGCTCGCGACCCCGCTCACCCGCGACGACGTCGAGGGGGTCTTCGCGGGGCTGCGGCCGCTGCTGGCGGGCGAGAGCGAGGAGACCAGCAAGCTCAGCCGCGAGCACATCGTCGCCACCCCGGTGCCCGGTTTCACGGTCGTGGCGGGCGGCAAGCTCACCACCTACCGCGTCATGGCGAAGGACACCGTGGATGCCGTGGCGCGCGGGCTGGACCGCCCGACCCCCGCCTCGGTCACGGAGGACATCGGCCTCACCGGCGCCGAGGGCTACCGGGCCGCGTGGAACCGCCGCGGACGCATCGCGCGGAAGTACGGCCTCACCGCGGGCGCTGTCGGCCACCTGCTGAACCGCTACGGCACGCACGCGCGGGAGGTGCTCGCCCTCATCCGCGAGGACCCTGAGCTCGGCGCCCTGCTGCCCGGCTCGGAGGACTACCTCGCGGCGGAGGCCGTGTACGCGGCGAGCCACGAGGGCGCCCTGCACTTGGACGACGTGCTCGCCCGGCGCACCCGGATGTCGATCGAGGCATGGGACCGCGGCGTCTCGGCGGCACCCGTCGCGGCGCGCCTCATGGCGGGGGTGCTGGGCTGGGACGAGGAGCGCATCGGCTACGAGGTCGAGCGCTACCTCGAGCGGGTCGCCGCCGAGCGCGCGAGCCAGCTCGAACCGGATGACGCATCCGCCGAGCGCGTACGGCTCGAGGCCCGCGAGGTCTGA
- a CDS encoding GuaB3 family IMP dehydrogenase-related protein, translating into MSDIEIGRAKRARRAYAFDDIAIVPSRRTRDPKDVSVSWTIDAFTFDIPVLAAPMDSVVSPATAIAIGKLGGLGVLDLEGVWTRYDDPDAVLGEIRGLPAEAATARMQELYAEPVKPELIKERLAEIRAAGVPVAGALSPQRTQEHYKTVVDAGVDLFVIRGTTVSAEHVSKNDEPLNLKKFIYELDVPVIVGGAATYTAALHLMRTGAAGVLVGFGGGAASTTRTSLGIHAPMATAVADVAGARRDYLDESGGRYVHVIADGGLGTSGDIVKAISMGADAVMLGSTLARAAEAPGGGWHWGAEAHHPELPRGNRVQVGTIAPLERVLFGPSSHPDGQVNLIGALRRSMATTGYSDLKEFQRVEVVVAPYLQS; encoded by the coding sequence GTGAGCGACATCGAGATCGGCCGGGCCAAGCGCGCCCGCCGCGCGTACGCCTTCGACGACATCGCGATCGTGCCGAGCCGGCGCACGCGTGACCCGAAGGACGTCAGCGTCAGCTGGACCATCGACGCGTTCACCTTCGACATCCCCGTGCTCGCGGCCCCGATGGACTCGGTCGTGAGCCCCGCCACGGCCATCGCGATCGGCAAGCTCGGCGGCCTCGGCGTGCTCGACTTGGAGGGCGTGTGGACGCGCTACGACGACCCGGATGCCGTGCTCGGCGAGATCCGCGGCCTCCCCGCCGAGGCGGCGACCGCCCGCATGCAGGAGCTGTACGCCGAGCCGGTGAAGCCCGAGCTCATCAAGGAGCGCCTCGCCGAGATCCGCGCCGCCGGCGTGCCGGTCGCCGGCGCGCTCAGCCCGCAGCGCACCCAGGAGCACTACAAGACCGTGGTCGATGCGGGCGTCGACCTGTTCGTGATCCGCGGCACCACCGTGAGCGCCGAGCACGTCAGCAAGAACGACGAGCCGCTCAACCTCAAGAAGTTCATCTACGAACTCGACGTTCCCGTCATCGTCGGAGGCGCCGCCACCTACACGGCGGCCCTGCACCTCATGCGCACGGGTGCCGCGGGCGTGCTCGTCGGCTTCGGCGGCGGTGCCGCATCCACCACCCGCACGAGCCTCGGCATCCACGCCCCCATGGCGACCGCGGTGGCGGATGTCGCGGGCGCGCGCCGCGACTACCTCGATGAGTCGGGCGGGCGCTACGTGCACGTGATCGCCGACGGCGGTCTCGGCACGAGCGGCGACATCGTGAAGGCGATCTCGATGGGTGCGGATGCCGTGATGCTCGGCTCGACGCTGGCCCGCGCCGCGGAGGCGCCGGGCGGCGGCTGGCACTGGGGTGCGGAGGCGCACCACCCGGAGCTGCCGCGCGGCAACCGCGTGCAGGTGGGCACGATCGCGCCGCTCGAGCGAGTGCTGTTCGGGCCGAGCTCGCACCCCGACGGTCAGGTGAACCTGATCGGGGCGCTGCGTCGCTCGATGGCCACCACCGGCTACTCCGATCTCAAGGAGTTCCAGCGCGTCGAGGTGGTCGTCGCGCCGTACCTGCAGAGCTGA
- a CDS encoding type IV toxin-antitoxin system AbiEi family antitoxin domain-containing protein — MELAPLADPSGLISTSDYLRVGSDVRELTRAVERGELVKLRRGSYVPVRRWDSAGPRERHLLRAVAASRAARRELPFAGATAAAIWEMWQHSYPEEVSFLDEWKGGGRSEPGVRRITAAASSAFVRRVDGHLVTGVARTAIDVARSAGDFTTAVGTLDWALWRRNPNRVTREELAAELKKLPTTLRRRFVERAIAFASPMSDSYAESYARALMYVLGYEVPVLQLEFPHATGSYFVDFAWPAYLVIAEIDGFGKYLDPSMNAGDPARVVLAEKLREDELRRRGYHVIRVYWSDLTNPVALVTKLDTAGIPRGRR, encoded by the coding sequence ATGGAACTCGCACCCTTGGCCGACCCGAGCGGTCTGATCAGCACATCCGACTACCTCCGCGTCGGCAGTGACGTGCGGGAACTCACCCGCGCCGTCGAACGCGGAGAACTCGTCAAGCTGCGGCGGGGCTCGTACGTGCCGGTTCGGCGGTGGGACTCGGCTGGCCCTCGCGAGCGGCACCTGCTCCGCGCGGTCGCCGCGTCGCGGGCAGCTCGGCGAGAGCTGCCCTTCGCCGGCGCCACCGCCGCGGCGATCTGGGAGATGTGGCAGCACAGCTATCCGGAGGAGGTGTCCTTCCTCGACGAGTGGAAGGGTGGAGGGCGGTCGGAGCCGGGGGTGCGGCGGATCACGGCGGCCGCGTCGTCGGCGTTCGTGCGGCGGGTCGACGGGCACCTCGTGACGGGCGTCGCACGCACGGCGATCGACGTGGCCCGGTCGGCCGGAGACTTCACGACGGCGGTCGGAACCCTCGACTGGGCGCTGTGGCGTCGCAATCCGAATCGGGTCACGCGTGAGGAGCTCGCCGCCGAGCTGAAGAAGCTGCCGACGACGCTGCGCCGCCGGTTCGTGGAGCGGGCGATCGCGTTCGCCTCGCCGATGTCCGACTCGTACGCGGAGTCCTACGCCCGGGCGCTCATGTACGTGCTCGGCTACGAGGTGCCCGTGCTGCAGCTCGAGTTCCCGCATGCGACGGGCTCCTACTTCGTGGATTTCGCCTGGCCCGCCTACCTGGTGATCGCCGAGATCGACGGCTTCGGCAAGTATCTGGACCCCTCGATGAACGCTGGCGATCCGGCGCGCGTCGTGCTCGCGGAGAAGCTGCGGGAGGACGAACTGCGCCGCCGCGGCTACCACGTCATCCGCGTCTACTGGTCCGATCTCACGAACCCCGTTGCTCTGGTGACGAAGCTGGATACCGCCGGAATCCCGCGCGGGCGGCGATAG
- the guaB gene encoding IMP dehydrogenase translates to MDQPDPFGFVGLTYDDVMLLPGHTDVIPSEADTSSRLTRRIRVNAPLVSSAMDTVTESRMAIAMARQGGIGILHRNLSIDDQATHVDKVKRSESGMITNPVTTTPDATVAEVDALCGQFRVSGLPVVEGDGTLVGIITNRDMRFVSPFEAGTTLVRDVMTKAPLITAPEGIDPDDAVAIFAQHKIEKLPLVDGAGRLRGLITVKDFDKSEKYPNATKDEEGRLRVGAAIGFFGDAWDRAGALRDAGVDLIVVDTANGDSAGVLDIIRRLKADAAFAHIDVIGGNVATRSGAQALVDAGADAVKVGVGPGSICTTRVVAGVGVPQVTAVYEASLAAREHGIPVIADGGLQYSGDIAKALVAGADTVMLGSLLAGTDESPGDLVYVGGKQFKNYRGMGSLGALSDRGKKTSYSRDRYFQADVPSDAQLIPEGIEGRVAYRGSLSAAVYQLVGGLRQSMFYVGARTIDELKQRGKFVRITPAGLKESHPHDIQMVVEAPNYSR, encoded by the coding sequence ATGGACCAGCCCGATCCGTTCGGATTCGTCGGACTCACCTACGACGACGTCATGCTGCTGCCGGGACACACCGACGTCATCCCGAGCGAAGCCGACACCTCCTCCCGTCTGACGCGCCGCATCCGCGTCAACGCGCCGCTCGTGTCGAGCGCCATGGACACCGTGACCGAGTCGCGCATGGCGATCGCGATGGCCCGCCAGGGCGGCATCGGCATCCTGCACCGCAACCTCTCGATCGACGACCAGGCGACCCACGTCGACAAGGTGAAGCGGTCCGAGTCGGGCATGATCACGAACCCCGTGACGACCACGCCCGACGCCACGGTCGCCGAGGTCGACGCGCTGTGCGGGCAGTTCCGGGTGTCGGGCCTGCCGGTCGTCGAGGGCGACGGCACGCTCGTCGGCATCATCACCAACCGCGACATGCGCTTCGTCTCGCCGTTCGAGGCGGGCACGACGCTCGTGCGCGACGTCATGACGAAGGCGCCGCTCATCACCGCACCCGAGGGCATCGACCCGGATGACGCGGTCGCGATCTTCGCGCAGCACAAGATCGAGAAGCTGCCGCTCGTCGACGGCGCGGGTCGCCTGCGCGGCCTCATCACCGTCAAGGACTTCGACAAGTCGGAGAAGTACCCGAACGCCACCAAGGACGAGGAGGGCCGCCTCCGCGTCGGCGCCGCGATCGGCTTCTTCGGCGACGCGTGGGACCGCGCCGGGGCGCTGCGCGATGCGGGCGTCGACCTCATCGTCGTCGACACCGCCAACGGCGACTCGGCGGGGGTGCTCGACATCATCCGCCGCCTCAAGGCCGACGCGGCCTTCGCGCACATCGACGTCATCGGCGGCAACGTCGCCACCCGCTCCGGCGCCCAGGCGCTCGTCGACGCGGGTGCGGATGCCGTGAAGGTGGGCGTGGGCCCCGGCTCGATCTGCACCACGCGCGTCGTCGCGGGCGTCGGCGTGCCCCAGGTGACCGCCGTCTACGAGGCGTCCCTCGCGGCGCGCGAGCACGGCATCCCGGTGATCGCCGACGGCGGTCTGCAGTACTCGGGCGACATCGCGAAGGCGCTCGTGGCGGGTGCGGACACGGTCATGCTGGGCTCGCTGCTCGCGGGCACCGACGAGTCGCCCGGCGACCTCGTGTACGTGGGCGGCAAGCAGTTCAAGAACTACCGCGGCATGGGTTCGCTCGGTGCGCTCTCGGACCGCGGCAAGAAGACCTCCTACTCGCGCGACCGTTACTTCCAGGCCGACGTGCCCTCGGATGCGCAGCTCATCCCTGAGGGCATCGAGGGCCGGGTCGCCTACCGCGGCTCGCTGAGCGCGGCCGTCTACCAGCTCGTCGGGGGCCTGCGCCAGTCGATGTTCTACGTGGGCGCCCGCACCATCGACGAGCTCAAGCAGCGCGGCAAGTTCGTGCGCATCACGCCCGCGGGCCTCAAGGAGTCGCACCCCCACGACATCCAGATGGTCGTCGAGGCCCCCAACTACTCCCGCTGA
- a CDS encoding branched-chain amino acid ABC transporter permease: MLSAGPASASVSAEPPDTPGADQEATDFYFGGVITFDDKPVPNVRVLVTGNGFEAETLTGADGRWRLYVPEKATYTLTVDESTLPEGVIVDGDSASQEVEFGLTGSKIVNLFLGEGERVTQSFLDQLLVRLVNGLNFGLLLALAAMGAALIYGTTGLSNFAHGEMVTWGALVTFAVSSLWTMPLWLAVIAALLAGGLLGLALDAALWRPLRRRGLGVVQLMIVSIGLSLALRYSFQYLMGGATQQLPGASPAPIQLGPIQLSYIDMISMGVSIVVILGVAYFLLGTRVGKATRAISDNPQLAAASGINVDRVIRIVWVLAGILAALSGVLWAYFRPGVRWDMGTQMLLLVFAAITLGGLGTAFGALIGSIIVGIVVETSTLWIPSDLKFAGALVVLIIILLVRPQGLLGRKERLG, translated from the coding sequence ATGCTCTCGGCCGGCCCCGCGTCGGCGAGCGTCTCCGCCGAGCCGCCCGACACCCCCGGCGCCGACCAGGAGGCCACCGACTTCTACTTCGGGGGCGTGATCACGTTCGACGACAAGCCCGTCCCGAACGTGCGCGTGCTCGTCACGGGGAACGGCTTCGAGGCCGAGACGCTGACCGGTGCCGACGGCCGCTGGCGCCTGTACGTTCCGGAGAAGGCCACCTACACGCTGACGGTCGACGAGTCGACGCTGCCCGAGGGCGTCATCGTGGACGGCGACTCCGCCTCGCAGGAGGTCGAGTTCGGGCTCACCGGTTCGAAGATCGTGAACCTCTTCCTCGGCGAGGGCGAACGCGTGACGCAGTCGTTCCTCGACCAGCTGCTCGTGCGGCTCGTGAACGGCCTCAACTTCGGCCTGCTGCTCGCCCTGGCCGCGATGGGCGCCGCGCTCATCTACGGCACGACGGGCCTGTCGAACTTCGCCCACGGCGAGATGGTCACCTGGGGTGCACTCGTCACCTTCGCCGTCTCGTCGCTCTGGACGATGCCGCTGTGGCTCGCCGTGATCGCGGCCCTGCTCGCCGGCGGTCTGCTCGGACTCGCACTCGACGCGGCGCTCTGGCGACCGTTGCGAAGGCGCGGACTCGGCGTGGTGCAGCTGATGATCGTGAGCATCGGTCTCTCGCTGGCGCTGCGCTACAGCTTCCAGTACCTGATGGGCGGCGCCACCCAGCAACTGCCGGGGGCGAGCCCCGCGCCCATCCAGCTCGGCCCGATCCAGCTGTCGTACATCGACATGATCAGCATGGGGGTGAGCATCGTCGTCATCCTCGGCGTGGCCTACTTCCTGCTCGGCACGCGCGTCGGCAAGGCCACCCGCGCGATCTCCGACAACCCGCAGCTGGCCGCCGCCTCCGGCATCAACGTCGACCGGGTGATCCGGATCGTGTGGGTGCTCGCGGGCATCCTCGCGGCGCTGTCGGGCGTGCTGTGGGCCTACTTCCGCCCCGGGGTGCGCTGGGACATGGGTACCCAGATGCTGCTCCTGGTGTTCGCCGCGATCACGCTCGGCGGCCTCGGCACCGCGTTCGGCGCGCTCATCGGCTCGATCATCGTCGGGATCGTCGTCGAGACCTCGACGTTGTGGATCCCGTCCGACCTCAAGTTCGCGGGCGCCCTCGTCGTCCTGATCATCATCCTGCTCGTGAGACCGCAAGGCCTCCTCGGACGGAAAGAGAGGCTGGGCTAG
- a CDS encoding branched-chain amino acid ABC transporter permease — translation MDWGAILGNTLGYLLSPVTIAYALAATGLAVHFGYAGLLNFGMAGFMALGGYGYAISVLSFGLPWWGGMLVGLALAALFAIILGVPTLRLRADYLAIVTIAAAEIVRLLFTTQLFDEWTNSADGLGGYHEGFRGANPFPEGTYGFGPWEWNQDGLWVRVFGLILLAAAILLVWALMRSPWGRVLKGIREDEDAVRALGKNVFAYKMQALVVGGVIGAAGGIVYVLPSAVVPSSYTTSLTFFLWTILLLGGAATIFGPSLGAVLFWMVMALLGNLLPELAQAGILPMTDIQAGTLRYILVGVALMLIVIFRPQGILGDKREMTFVK, via the coding sequence ATGGACTGGGGAGCGATTCTCGGAAACACGCTGGGCTACCTGCTGAGCCCGGTCACCATCGCGTACGCGCTCGCGGCGACGGGCCTCGCGGTGCACTTCGGCTATGCCGGCCTGCTCAACTTCGGCATGGCGGGGTTCATGGCCCTCGGCGGATACGGCTACGCCATCTCGGTGCTGAGCTTCGGACTGCCCTGGTGGGGCGGCATGCTGGTGGGCCTCGCCCTGGCGGCGCTGTTCGCCATCATCCTGGGTGTGCCGACGCTGCGCCTCCGCGCCGACTATCTCGCGATCGTCACGATCGCGGCCGCCGAGATCGTGCGCCTGCTGTTCACGACGCAGCTCTTCGACGAGTGGACCAACTCGGCCGACGGCCTGGGCGGCTACCACGAGGGCTTCCGCGGCGCGAACCCGTTCCCCGAGGGCACCTACGGCTTCGGGCCGTGGGAGTGGAACCAGGACGGCCTGTGGGTGCGCGTCTTCGGCCTGATCCTGCTGGCGGCCGCGATCCTCCTCGTCTGGGCCCTCATGCGCAGCCCGTGGGGCCGGGTGCTCAAGGGCATCCGCGAGGACGAGGATGCGGTGCGCGCCCTCGGCAAGAACGTCTTCGCCTACAAGATGCAGGCGCTCGTGGTGGGCGGTGTGATCGGCGCGGCGGGCGGCATCGTCTACGTGCTGCCCTCGGCGGTGGTGCCGTCGAGCTACACGACGTCGCTCACCTTCTTCCTCTGGACGATCCTGCTGCTCGGCGGGGCGGCCACCATCTTCGGCCCCTCGCTCGGCGCGGTGCTGTTCTGGATGGTCATGGCGCTGCTCGGCAACCTGCTGCCCGAGCTCGCCCAGGCCGGCATCCTGCCGATGACCGACATCCAGGCGGGCACCCTGCGCTACATCCTGGTGGGAGTCGCGCTCATGCTCATCGTGATCTTCCGGCCCCAGGGCATCCTCGGCGACAAGAGGGAGATGACCTTTGTCAAGTGA
- a CDS encoding ABC transporter ATP-binding protein, whose translation MSSESETPAPAPATKPVKTVGLAVGEPAPGVKKNDPILVVDHVTRRFGGLVAVDVEHLEIPRNAITALIGPNGAGKTTLFNLLCGFDKPNTGTWSYDGKSLAGIPAFKVARMGQVRTFQLTKALSLLTVLENMKLGAPKQRGERFWSSFFPALWRPQEKANEAKARELLTRFKLDAKEKDFAASLSGGQRKLLEMARALMSDPNLVMLDEPMAGVNPALTQSLLDHILGLKEDGMTVLFVEHDMHMVRHIADWVVVMAEGKVVAEGPPDTVMQDQAVIDAYLGSHQDVDLGVVTGRIAGELDAEARELLEEIREDEAQALAEAEEENK comes from the coding sequence TTGTCAAGTGAATCGGAGACCCCGGCACCCGCTCCCGCCACGAAGCCGGTGAAGACCGTCGGCCTGGCGGTCGGCGAGCCCGCCCCGGGCGTCAAGAAGAACGATCCGATCCTCGTGGTCGATCACGTGACGCGACGCTTCGGTGGCCTCGTCGCCGTCGACGTCGAACACCTCGAGATCCCGCGGAACGCCATCACGGCGCTCATCGGCCCGAACGGCGCCGGCAAGACCACGCTGTTCAACCTGCTGTGCGGTTTCGACAAGCCCAACACCGGCACGTGGTCGTACGACGGCAAGAGCCTCGCCGGGATCCCCGCCTTCAAGGTGGCCCGGATGGGTCAGGTGCGCACCTTCCAGCTGACCAAGGCGTTGTCGCTGCTGACGGTGCTCGAGAACATGAAGCTGGGCGCCCCCAAGCAGCGAGGCGAGCGCTTCTGGTCGAGCTTCTTCCCGGCGTTGTGGCGCCCGCAGGAGAAGGCGAACGAGGCCAAGGCGCGCGAGCTGCTGACCCGCTTCAAGCTCGACGCCAAGGAGAAGGACTTCGCCGCATCCCTGTCCGGCGGCCAGCGCAAGCTGCTCGAGATGGCGCGCGCCCTCATGAGCGACCCCAACCTCGTGATGCTCGACGAGCCGATGGCCGGCGTGAACCCCGCCCTCACGCAGTCGCTGCTCGATCACATCCTGGGTCTCAAGGAGGACGGCATGACCGTGCTCTTCGTGGAGCACGACATGCACATGGTGCGTCACATCGCCGACTGGGTGGTCGTGATGGCGGAGGGCAAGGTCGTCGCGGAGGGCCCGCCCGACACCGTCATGCAGGATCAGGCGGTCATCGACGCCTACCTCGGCAGCCACCAGGACGTCGACCTCGGCGTCGTCACCGGCCGGATCGCGGGCGAGCTCGACGCGGAGGCCCGGGAGCTGCTCGAGGAGATCCGCGAGGACGAGGCGCAGGCACTCGCCGAGGCCGAGGAGGAGAACAAGTGA
- a CDS encoding ABC transporter ATP-binding protein, which translates to MSDTAAAPAPSTAAGTDVVVQVTDLVAGYLPGVNILNGTNLVARQGELIGIIGPNGAGKSTLLKAIFGLVKVRGGDITVNGESIVGLKADRLVQRGVAFVPQTNNVFPSLSIEENLQMGLYQNPRIYAERLEFVTGIFAELGKRLKQRAGSLSGGERQMVAMSRALMMDPSVLLLDEPSAGLSPVRQDDAFIRVSDINKAGVTTIMVEQNARRCLQICDRGYVLDQGRDAYEGTGRELLHDPKVIGLYLGTLADG; encoded by the coding sequence GTGAGCGACACCGCAGCCGCGCCGGCACCGTCGACCGCCGCCGGCACCGACGTGGTGGTGCAGGTCACGGACCTCGTGGCCGGCTACCTGCCGGGAGTCAACATCCTCAACGGCACCAATCTCGTCGCCCGCCAGGGCGAGCTCATCGGCATCATCGGGCCGAACGGCGCCGGAAAGTCGACGCTGCTGAAGGCGATCTTCGGTCTCGTGAAGGTGCGGGGCGGCGACATCACCGTGAACGGCGAGAGCATCGTGGGCCTCAAGGCCGACCGCCTCGTGCAACGCGGGGTCGCCTTCGTGCCGCAGACCAACAACGTGTTCCCCTCGCTCTCGATCGAGGAGAACCTGCAGATGGGGCTGTACCAGAACCCGCGGATCTACGCCGAGCGCCTCGAGTTCGTGACCGGCATCTTCGCCGAACTCGGGAAGCGCCTCAAGCAGCGTGCCGGGTCGCTCTCGGGCGGCGAGCGTCAGATGGTCGCGATGTCGCGGGCGCTCATGATGGACCCGTCCGTGCTGCTGCTCGACGAGCCCTCCGCGGGCCTCTCGCCGGTGCGCCAGGATGATGCCTTCATCCGCGTCTCCGACATCAACAAGGCGGGCGTCACGACGATCATGGTCGAGCAGAACGCCCGCCGCTGCCTGCAGATCTGCGACCGCGGCTACGTGCTCGACCAGGGTCGCGACGCCTACGAGGGCACCGGGCGTGAGCTGTTGCACGACCCGAAGGTGATCGGCCTGTACCTGGGGACGCTCGCCGACGGCTGA